One genomic window of Undibacterium cyanobacteriorum includes the following:
- a CDS encoding M4 family metallopeptidase has protein sequence MLQKHNLLTKPLLLASLIAAAFSAQAAHRDVMKAVPGNGAAHAHAGLAQHELRAERGMNYANGLTVTRHQQLYQGVPVWNETVVEHKQKNGKSHLTGAVLRNIDRDLASVTPVFSKSDALLQAKTKTQIFDTENDQATLYVRLNDKGQAHLVYVVSFVATATDEPRRPFVMLDANTGVVVDSWEGIHSTTIGTGPGGNTKTGQYEYGVKYGNLDVKQVGTTCSLDSTNVATYNMNSLSKTPSAPHSFTCPRNTVKTINGGYAPMNDAHYFGGVVFNMYQAWLGVRPISQKLLMKVHYKRSYENAFWDGTAMYFGDGATTFYPLVSLDVTSHEVSHGFTEQNSGLVYSGMSGGMNEAFSDMAGEAAEFFMKGSNDFQVGAEIFKASGALRYMNNPPLDGRSIDNASKFTSTLDVHYSSGVYNKAFYLLATKTGWNTQKAFQVMADANRLYWTANSTFNQGACGVETAAVNRGYVKADVTAAFAAVGVSCAP, from the coding sequence ATGTTACAGAAACACAATTTGCTGACTAAGCCACTTTTATTGGCATCCTTAATTGCAGCCGCCTTTAGTGCGCAAGCAGCACACCGCGATGTCATGAAAGCCGTTCCAGGCAATGGCGCAGCACATGCTCATGCAGGTTTGGCACAACACGAATTGCGCGCAGAACGCGGCATGAACTATGCAAACGGTTTGACAGTAACTCGTCACCAACAGCTCTATCAAGGCGTTCCAGTCTGGAATGAAACAGTGGTGGAACATAAACAAAAAAACGGTAAGAGTCATTTGACTGGTGCCGTTTTGCGCAATATCGATCGTGATCTGGCAAGTGTGACTCCGGTCTTTTCCAAGTCCGATGCATTGTTACAAGCCAAAACAAAGACTCAAATTTTCGACACGGAAAACGATCAAGCCACCTTGTATGTTCGCCTGAACGATAAGGGCCAGGCACACTTGGTGTATGTTGTATCTTTCGTTGCGACTGCAACGGATGAGCCACGTCGCCCATTCGTCATGCTCGACGCTAATACTGGTGTCGTGGTCGATAGCTGGGAAGGTATTCATAGCACAACGATCGGTACAGGTCCTGGCGGCAACACCAAAACTGGCCAATACGAGTATGGCGTGAAATATGGTAATTTGGATGTCAAACAAGTTGGTACGACATGCTCGCTCGACAGCACCAATGTCGCGACCTACAACATGAATTCTCTGAGCAAGACGCCATCTGCACCTCATAGCTTCACTTGCCCACGCAATACCGTGAAAACGATTAATGGCGGTTATGCGCCAATGAATGACGCACACTATTTTGGTGGCGTGGTCTTCAATATGTACCAAGCATGGTTAGGCGTACGTCCTATCAGTCAAAAATTATTGATGAAGGTTCACTACAAACGTTCTTACGAAAATGCATTCTGGGATGGTACAGCAATGTATTTCGGTGATGGCGCGACAACTTTCTATCCATTGGTTTCTTTGGACGTGACATCGCATGAAGTCAGCCACGGCTTCACAGAACAGAACTCCGGCTTGGTTTATTCCGGTATGTCTGGTGGCATGAACGAAGCTTTCTCCGATATGGCTGGTGAAGCAGCAGAATTCTTCATGAAGGGCAGCAACGACTTCCAAGTTGGTGCTGAAATCTTCAAAGCATCGGGTGCCTTACGCTACATGAACAATCCGCCCCTCGATGGCCGTTCAATTGACAATGCCTCTAAGTTCACCAGCACTTTGGACGTTCACTACTCCAGCGGCGTGTATAACAAGGCTTTCTACTTGTTGGCAACCAAGACCGGTTGGAATACACAAAAAGCATTCCAAGTCATGGCTGACGCCAATCGCTTGTACTGGACTGCCAACAGCACTTTCAACCAAGGTGCTTGTGGCGTTGAGACAGCCGCTGTCAATCGTGGCTATGTGAAAGCTGACGTGACTGCAGCGTTTGCTGCGGTGGGTGTGAGCTGCGCGCCTTAA
- a CDS encoding adenylate/guanylate cyclase domain-containing protein, which yields MKASARFIHVFTLIVALLASFEVLWPRYLLKPEGKFSDWLVEKHAKTLKADTDIVLLSIDDRSQTQMEGLVGRWPWPRSVYGEVVEAIHRQGPKAIVFDLTFNERDTDRTEWDAAFNNAIRGKTNVFFPYVRRELNQAAYVVQLSKFAPILGLSATKDADPDARGAFLLPLAIEKSEWRVGTVNFLEDEDGVGRRYELYTNLSGWLVPSLPARVAQDLGYQVPQRDNFILRWHGELNPYKTISFSDFYADIDREKPLRSNTEFKDKIVIIGADASSLTDQRVTPIDNRYWGSNILATAIDNLKNQVFVHTPPAWTMLVATLLSMFAIYACFLWRINALYPAIALALLTPLAILVTYFLLGRGILVHIFIPLVFVWSYYFALALREYWIVHRSYQATIKEFGRYVNPHVVKEWVAREGSEHMGERAESREITVLFSDIRGFTTLSESRTPEEIVDILNRYFTLQVEVIFRYNGTIDKFIGDCIMAFWGAPLDNPQHASDAVKAAVEMSEVLEKFKLELGDLATDFDVGIGLHSGPAVVGSIGSSERKEFTAIGDTVNLASRIEGLTKGVSRILVSKETMLLCGDALDFEAFGSYKVKGREQEVELFAPSPRKLT from the coding sequence ATGAAAGCCTCAGCGCGCTTTATACATGTCTTCACTTTAATCGTAGCCCTGCTGGCAAGCTTCGAAGTACTGTGGCCACGCTACTTGCTGAAACCGGAAGGCAAATTTTCGGATTGGCTGGTCGAAAAGCATGCAAAAACACTGAAAGCTGATACTGATATTGTGTTACTCAGTATCGATGACCGCAGTCAAACCCAGATGGAAGGTTTGGTGGGGCGCTGGCCGTGGCCGCGCTCCGTCTATGGCGAGGTTGTCGAGGCGATCCACCGCCAAGGTCCTAAAGCCATCGTTTTCGACTTAACCTTTAACGAGCGCGACACCGACAGAACTGAGTGGGATGCGGCCTTTAATAATGCGATCCGTGGTAAAACGAATGTGTTCTTCCCCTATGTCAGGCGAGAACTCAACCAAGCCGCCTATGTGGTTCAATTAAGTAAGTTTGCACCCATCTTGGGATTGAGCGCGACCAAAGATGCTGATCCCGATGCGCGGGGCGCTTTCTTACTACCCCTGGCGATCGAAAAGAGTGAATGGCGCGTCGGGACTGTCAATTTTTTGGAGGACGAAGATGGGGTGGGGCGTCGCTATGAGCTCTATACCAATCTCTCGGGCTGGCTAGTGCCTTCATTACCGGCGCGCGTTGCTCAAGATTTGGGATATCAGGTACCCCAGCGCGACAACTTTATTTTGCGCTGGCATGGGGAACTCAACCCCTACAAAACCATTTCCTTCAGCGACTTCTACGCAGACATTGATCGCGAAAAACCACTGCGCTCCAACACCGAATTTAAGGACAAAATTGTCATCATCGGCGCCGATGCATCTTCCCTCACGGATCAACGCGTCACTCCTATCGATAACCGCTATTGGGGCAGCAATATACTCGCCACGGCGATTGATAACCTGAAGAATCAAGTGTTCGTTCACACACCGCCGGCGTGGACCATGCTAGTCGCCACCTTACTAAGCATGTTCGCCATCTATGCATGCTTTCTATGGCGGATTAATGCTCTATATCCCGCCATCGCACTGGCCTTACTTACACCCTTAGCGATTTTAGTCACGTACTTCTTGCTTGGTCGCGGCATTTTGGTGCACATCTTCATTCCTTTGGTGTTCGTTTGGTCATATTACTTTGCCTTGGCACTGCGCGAATATTGGATTGTGCACCGCTCGTATCAAGCCACCATTAAGGAATTCGGACGCTATGTTAATCCACACGTGGTGAAAGAATGGGTGGCTCGCGAGGGGTCAGAACACATGGGTGAGCGAGCTGAGAGCCGCGAAATCACCGTGTTGTTTTCTGATATTCGCGGGTTCACCACGCTCTCAGAAAGTCGCACCCCTGAAGAAATTGTTGATATTTTGAACCGCTACTTCACGCTTCAAGTTGAAGTGATCTTCCGCTACAACGGCACCATTGATAAGTTTATTGGTGACTGCATTATGGCGTTCTGGGGCGCACCGCTCGATAATCCGCAACATGCAAGCGATGCCGTCAAAGCGGCGGTTGAAATGTCTGAAGTTCTCGAGAAATTCAAACTCGAATTGGGCGATTTGGCGACCGACTTTGATGTCGGCATCGGTCTACATTCAGGGCCTGCGGTGGTCGGCTCCATCGGTTCCTCGGAACGAAAAGAATTCACTGCAATTGGTGACACGGTTAACCTTGCCAGCCGCATCGAGGGCCTCACCAAAGGCGTTTCGCGTATCCTAGTATCGAAGGAAACGATGTTGTTATGCGGCGACGCGCTTGACTTTGAAGCCTTTGGCTCCTATAAGGTGAAAGGTCGTGAACAAGAAGTTGAATTATTTGCCCCTAGTCCAAGGAAGCTAACATGA
- a CDS encoding PAS domain-containing hybrid sensor histidine kinase/response regulator, whose amino-acid sequence MSQAHPEPHSRSIRFLLYFFIPVAIALIAGAAFDIETRRQLSQTQQALAEDQEQDLQSAKLASSMGRDMTELQKMVTESLTQAEIGKIDEAEAYRIHTLVVDRVALLEKQLLMLGGAHGSELIQTKMPAAGKAFVGFREFVIRSTDLISIDPKTARAHLSRAAEQFAELNLLLSDITLAYTNQAQQTSEESRKTLASLSLQLTMVSWIGTLFMILCWLAISMKLARRIDLINRGLRRLTLGNVHGHQQQDVFQAIESIARKKTSIVGDLANAVLVFRQTQEERTATQLELKERENLYSSIVGQAPIGIATLDLDTLHFSSFNDAMLKSLGFEGDEFKLLTLYDIQAIWSQAEVNSKIDEIIQNGGAEFENQHRTKQGEVREFWISIRPLQLRSGTVLSGVWVDITKRKQAERELAQYRDELEVLVAHRTAKLEATTSTLERQSLELLQTNEELKLARDAAEEANRAKSSFLANMSHEIRTPMNAIIGLTHLIRRDAQSDQQRNQLDKVAGAAMHLLSIINDILDFSKIEAGKLTLDPTDFELERVIANVFALTSEKAEAKGLEVVARIGGLPPMLHGDGVRLGQILLNFVANAVKFTDKGSVVVHGRVVSRQDDQVVLRFEVRDTGIGLTPTQQAKLFAAFQQADISTTRTYGGTGLGLAISKRLADLMGGSVGVQSEFGKGSTFWVELPMIVNDHAVPVRTNPLPPRTRILVIDDMEEARALLVDMLTAMGARADSVPDGVMALDYVVKADADGDPYQMIFTDWQMPGLTGTQTWQRIRLQALNLLPVCVLVSGSSGCPSDEALQGGFAAFIPKPVMPALLHEVIEKHWGQAQVVSNSHSKHQQRHRFKPGTRILLVEDNELNQEVASELLRDLQFEVDIAGNGAIAIDKVRETSYALVLMDIQMPVMDGLSAARNIRTLPQGKDLPIIAMTANAFAEDRTAAIEAGMNDHLAKPVDPFLLAGILATWLPDLLENDEGTVGADAPSLTALEGGPLKQKLTSIVGLDLSRALRSVAGNSKRLCQLWHRFIDDHRDEVKQIRLHFEQAQVADAKRLVHTLKGLAATLGFSLVEREAQELEKKIVQAVNMSELEPNLQSLAKQLDHVINQLVAVLPNELTPALVDAEKLREGLVQLEQLLASDDLDASSLYAELRGAITALAPELEKQLNAAIENFSFKDALALLKQIEV is encoded by the coding sequence ATGTCACAAGCTCATCCTGAACCTCATTCTCGTTCCATTCGATTTCTCCTCTATTTTTTTATACCTGTTGCTATTGCTCTGATTGCGGGTGCCGCTTTTGATATTGAGACTCGTCGTCAATTAAGTCAGACCCAACAAGCACTAGCTGAGGACCAAGAGCAGGATTTACAGTCCGCCAAATTAGCCTCGTCGATGGGACGCGACATGACCGAACTGCAAAAAATGGTCACGGAATCTTTGACCCAGGCAGAGATCGGGAAAATTGATGAAGCGGAAGCCTATCGTATCCATACCTTGGTTGTGGATCGTGTCGCTCTGCTAGAAAAACAATTGCTCATGCTTGGTGGCGCGCATGGGAGTGAATTGATTCAGACAAAAATGCCGGCAGCTGGCAAAGCCTTTGTCGGCTTTCGTGAGTTTGTTATTCGAAGCACGGATCTGATTTCGATTGATCCTAAAACAGCTCGAGCACATTTGAGTCGCGCGGCTGAACAATTCGCCGAGCTGAATTTACTGCTGTCGGATATTACGCTCGCATACACCAATCAAGCCCAACAAACCAGTGAAGAGTCGCGCAAGACGCTGGCGAGTTTATCGTTGCAACTCACCATGGTGAGTTGGATAGGCACGCTTTTCATGATCTTATGTTGGCTTGCAATTTCGATGAAGTTAGCGCGTCGAATTGATTTGATTAATCGTGGTTTGCGTCGTTTGACCTTAGGAAATGTGCACGGCCATCAGCAACAGGATGTGTTTCAAGCGATTGAATCGATCGCACGCAAGAAGACTTCAATCGTTGGCGATTTGGCCAATGCTGTTCTCGTGTTTCGACAAACCCAAGAGGAGCGTACTGCAACCCAGCTCGAATTAAAGGAACGTGAAAATCTATATTCCAGCATCGTTGGTCAGGCGCCGATTGGAATAGCGACCTTGGACTTGGATACTCTCCACTTTTCGAGCTTTAATGACGCGATGTTGAAGAGTCTTGGATTTGAAGGCGACGAGTTCAAGCTACTTACTTTGTATGACATTCAGGCGATTTGGAGTCAAGCAGAGGTCAATTCAAAAATTGATGAAATCATCCAGAACGGTGGCGCTGAGTTTGAAAATCAGCATCGCACTAAGCAAGGCGAAGTGCGTGAATTTTGGATCTCGATACGACCATTGCAGCTGCGCTCAGGAACAGTCCTCAGCGGTGTTTGGGTAGACATTACCAAGCGTAAACAGGCAGAGAGAGAGTTAGCACAATATCGCGATGAGCTTGAAGTTTTGGTTGCGCACCGTACGGCGAAACTAGAAGCGACCACTTCGACACTTGAACGACAATCACTTGAACTGTTGCAAACCAATGAAGAACTGAAGCTTGCTAGGGATGCTGCAGAGGAGGCCAACCGCGCTAAGAGCTCGTTCTTGGCGAATATGAGTCATGAAATTCGTACGCCAATGAACGCCATTATTGGGCTGACTCATTTGATTCGTCGAGATGCGCAAAGTGATCAACAGCGCAATCAATTGGATAAAGTCGCGGGTGCGGCGATGCATTTGCTATCGATCATTAACGATATCCTTGATTTCTCAAAAATAGAAGCGGGCAAACTCACGCTTGATCCAACCGATTTCGAATTGGAACGTGTGATTGCTAATGTGTTTGCGCTGACGAGCGAAAAAGCCGAAGCCAAGGGCTTGGAAGTGGTGGCTCGTATTGGTGGATTACCGCCGATGTTACACGGCGACGGAGTACGACTCGGGCAAATTCTTTTGAACTTTGTGGCGAATGCCGTCAAGTTCACTGATAAAGGTAGTGTAGTGGTACATGGACGGGTCGTGTCGCGGCAGGACGATCAGGTAGTTTTACGGTTTGAAGTGCGCGATACGGGAATAGGATTGACGCCAACTCAGCAGGCAAAATTATTCGCAGCCTTCCAACAAGCCGATATCTCTACCACAAGGACGTACGGCGGCACGGGTTTGGGATTGGCGATCTCGAAGCGCTTAGCTGACTTGATGGGCGGCTCGGTCGGTGTTCAAAGTGAGTTTGGCAAAGGCAGTACTTTCTGGGTTGAGCTGCCGATGATCGTGAACGATCATGCAGTACCGGTTCGCACCAATCCATTGCCGCCACGGACCAGAATTCTAGTCATCGATGATATGGAGGAGGCGCGCGCTTTATTGGTCGATATGTTGACCGCCATGGGCGCGCGTGCTGATTCGGTGCCCGATGGTGTGATGGCACTCGATTACGTGGTGAAAGCAGATGCTGACGGCGATCCCTATCAAATGATATTCACCGATTGGCAAATGCCTGGTTTGACTGGTACGCAGACGTGGCAGAGAATTCGCTTGCAAGCACTTAATCTGTTGCCGGTCTGTGTGTTGGTGAGTGGCAGCAGCGGATGCCCGAGTGATGAAGCTTTGCAGGGTGGTTTTGCTGCATTTATCCCGAAACCAGTTATGCCTGCATTGTTGCATGAAGTCATTGAGAAACATTGGGGACAAGCTCAGGTCGTTTCTAACAGCCACTCCAAACATCAACAGCGTCATCGATTTAAGCCCGGTACGCGGATCTTGTTGGTGGAGGATAATGAACTCAATCAAGAAGTCGCCAGCGAATTATTGCGTGATTTACAGTTTGAGGTGGACATTGCTGGCAATGGTGCAATCGCCATTGATAAAGTGCGCGAGACTTCGTATGCGCTGGTCTTGATGGATATTCAAATGCCCGTCATGGATGGCCTAAGCGCCGCTCGCAATATCCGCACCCTACCGCAAGGAAAAGATCTGCCTATCATTGCTATGACCGCTAATGCCTTCGCGGAAGATCGAACGGCAGCGATTGAAGCGGGCATGAATGATCATTTGGCGAAACCAGTGGATCCATTTTTGTTAGCGGGGATTCTGGCAACCTGGTTACCGGATTTGCTCGAAAACGATGAGGGAACAGTGGGAGCGGACGCTCCGTCATTGACGGCCCTTGAGGGTGGCCCATTGAAGCAGAAATTGACATCGATCGTCGGCTTGGATTTGTCGCGTGCGCTTCGCTCTGTCGCAGGGAACTCAAAGCGCTTGTGTCAGTTGTGGCATCGTTTTATTGATGATCATCGCGACGAAGTCAAACAGATTCGTCTTCATTTTGAACAAGCCCAAGTAGCAGACGCGAAACGCCTTGTGCATACGCTGAAAGGTTTGGCTGCCACTTTAGGCTTTAGCTTGGTCGAACGTGAAGCGCAGGAACTCGAGAAAAAAATTGTGCAGGCGGTCAATATGTCGGAGCTGGAACCGAATTTGCAATCCTTGGCTAAGCAACTTGATCATGTGATTAATCAGCTGGTGGCGGTGCTGCCAAATGAGCTGACTCCGGCACTGGTCGATGCTGAAAAATTGCGTGAAGGTCTTGTGCAATTGGAGCAGTTGTTGGCGAGTGACGATCTCGATGCGAGTAGCTTATATGCGGAGTTGCGGGGTGCGATTACTGCATTGGCGCCAGAGCTTGAAAAGCAATTAAACGCTGCAATTGAAAATTTCTCGTTTAAGGATGCTTTAGCGTTGCTCAAACAAATTGAGGTTTGA
- a CDS encoding response regulator, with product MGLVQQAQEAKDISILVVDDTKENLTVIGHLLRPLYHVRVANSGARALEIAFAQPQPDLILLDVMMPEIDGYEVLRRLRADPSTHDIPVIFVTAMDADEDEEHGLLLGAVDYLTKPVKPALLLARVKTQLELKAARDFLANQNAYLDAEVHRRMAENDLIKDFALHAMATLAEKRDNETGNHLHRTKAYVEALMEVLKEHPRFEQELRDPETRRRIGKAAPLHDIGKVGIPDAILLKPGKLTPDEFEIMKTHAAIGAQTIQEAIMSVQRAQAELGETEPATLRALDFLEISKQIAGGHHEKWNGCGYPLGLVGDAIPLPARLMAIADVFDALMSKRHYKRAFSFEDTVNLIREGRGEHFDPDILDAFVLIKDKFLEIAMRYADLPNIGDQP from the coding sequence ATGGGATTGGTACAGCAAGCGCAAGAAGCAAAAGACATTAGCATTTTGGTGGTGGATGACACCAAAGAAAACCTCACAGTCATAGGGCATCTTCTACGCCCTCTTTATCATGTGCGCGTCGCCAACTCTGGTGCACGAGCACTCGAGATCGCCTTCGCACAACCCCAACCTGACTTGATCCTACTCGACGTCATGATGCCTGAAATCGATGGCTATGAAGTATTACGTCGGCTCAGAGCAGATCCTTCAACGCATGATATTCCGGTGATCTTTGTCACCGCCATGGATGCAGACGAGGATGAGGAGCATGGTCTACTCTTGGGGGCCGTCGATTATCTCACCAAGCCAGTGAAACCCGCTTTGCTGCTGGCACGCGTAAAGACCCAGCTGGAATTGAAAGCAGCTCGTGATTTCCTCGCCAATCAAAACGCTTACCTTGATGCGGAGGTGCATAGGCGCATGGCGGAAAATGATCTCATCAAAGATTTTGCCCTGCATGCGATGGCAACCCTCGCCGAAAAGCGCGATAACGAAACTGGTAATCACCTGCATAGAACCAAAGCTTACGTCGAAGCTCTGATGGAAGTTTTGAAAGAGCATCCACGTTTTGAGCAAGAATTGAGAGATCCCGAAACGCGACGCCGAATCGGCAAAGCGGCACCCTTGCACGACATTGGTAAAGTTGGCATTCCCGATGCGATTCTTTTGAAGCCCGGGAAATTGACTCCCGATGAGTTTGAAATTATGAAGACGCACGCGGCGATTGGCGCGCAAACAATTCAAGAAGCGATCATGAGCGTGCAACGCGCTCAAGCCGAACTAGGTGAGACCGAGCCAGCTACCTTGCGTGCTCTCGACTTTTTAGAGATTAGCAAACAGATCGCCGGTGGTCATCATGAAAAATGGAATGGCTGTGGTTATCCTTTGGGTTTGGTTGGCGACGCCATTCCTCTCCCTGCTCGTCTCATGGCAATCGCCGATGTGTTTGATGCGCTGATGTCGAAACGACACTATAAGCGCGCTTTCAGCTTCGAGGACACCGTGAATTTGATCAGAGAGGGGCGCGGCGAGCACTTTGACCCAGACATCCTTGATGCATTTGTTCTGATTAAGGACAAGTTCCTTGAGATCGCGATGCGCTATGCTGATTTACCGAACATTGGAGATCAGCCATGA
- a CDS encoding M48 family metalloprotease, giving the protein MKRYILTATALAISLLTQTVNAVPGPQFNLNKLLKTATDGVKAIKEFNEAEEIELGQEVTANLLSLAPLLDNQEVQAYVNRVGRWVTMHSERPDLPWTFVVLDIEDANAFAAPGGYIVVTKGLLLRLNSEAELAGVLGHEASHVVKKHHLSAIKKADATAFLKSVGDTTLEATGNANSKNKNILAVLNTVIGLYGVGLDKDSEFEADRMGVVLATRAGYEPFGLPAALQAIQGRSGSDLNLLLSTHPPAGERLNRLDRVMGSKFDRYDTLPAVEDRYLHIKELLTGKRK; this is encoded by the coding sequence ATGAAGAGATATATCCTTACAGCGACAGCCCTTGCTATCAGCCTACTTACTCAAACCGTCAATGCCGTACCCGGACCGCAATTCAATTTGAATAAGCTGCTAAAAACAGCCACGGATGGAGTGAAAGCAATCAAGGAATTCAACGAGGCGGAAGAGATAGAGCTTGGCCAAGAAGTGACTGCGAACTTGCTCAGCTTAGCCCCCCTACTCGATAACCAAGAAGTACAAGCTTACGTCAATCGCGTCGGCCGATGGGTCACGATGCATAGCGAACGTCCTGATCTTCCATGGACTTTTGTAGTGCTCGATATTGAGGACGCCAATGCTTTCGCCGCGCCAGGCGGTTACATCGTTGTTACTAAAGGCCTCCTCCTAAGATTAAACAGTGAAGCGGAACTAGCTGGTGTATTGGGTCATGAGGCTTCCCACGTCGTAAAAAAGCATCACCTCTCAGCGATCAAAAAAGCCGATGCCACTGCCTTTCTAAAGAGTGTTGGCGATACTACCCTAGAGGCTACTGGCAATGCGAATAGTAAGAACAAAAATATTCTTGCGGTGCTCAACACCGTCATCGGCTTGTATGGCGTCGGCTTAGACAAAGATTCTGAGTTTGAAGCTGACCGCATGGGCGTGGTACTGGCCACGCGCGCCGGTTATGAACCCTTTGGGCTACCGGCAGCGTTACAAGCGATTCAAGGTAGAAGTGGCTCTGATCTCAACTTGTTACTCTCTACTCATCCCCCAGCAGGAGAGCGACTCAACCGTCTTGACCGTGTAATGGGTTCTAAATTCGATCGTTACGACACCCTTCCTGCAGTTGAGGATCGTTACTTACATATCAAAGAACTCCTGACTGGCAAGAGAAAATAA
- a CDS encoding acetyl-CoA C-acetyltransferase, protein MQDVVIVAAGRTAVGKFGGSLAKVPAAELGAHVIRGLLAKTGLSGAAVSEVILGQVLTAGAGQNPARQAVIRSGLPDMVPAMTINKVCGSGLKATHLAAQAIMAGDAEIVIAGGQENMSASPHVLNGSRDGFRMGDAKLVDTMIVDGLWDAYNNYHMGITAENVAKKHGITREEQDLFAVASQNKAEAAQKAGKFVDEIIPYEIVTKKGTTVFDTDEFIKHGTTLESLAGLRPAFDKAGTVTAGNASGLNDGAAAVIMMSAKKAAELGLPVLARIKAYASAGLDPTIMGLGPVPASQLCLKKAGWTHEEVDLMEINEAFAAQAIGVNKEMGWDTSKINVNGGAIAIGHPIGASGCRILVSLIHEMIRRDAKKGLASLCIGGGMGVALAIER, encoded by the coding sequence ATGCAAGACGTCGTTATCGTGGCCGCTGGACGTACCGCGGTGGGTAAATTTGGTGGTTCCTTAGCCAAGGTTCCAGCTGCTGAATTAGGCGCGCATGTGATTAGGGGCTTGCTGGCGAAAACAGGCTTGAGTGGCGCAGCCGTCAGCGAAGTGATTTTGGGTCAGGTGTTGACAGCGGGTGCGGGTCAAAACCCGGCCCGTCAAGCCGTAATACGTTCGGGTTTGCCAGACATGGTGCCTGCGATGACCATCAACAAAGTATGTGGTAGTGGCTTGAAAGCGACGCACCTTGCAGCGCAAGCCATTATGGCTGGTGATGCGGAGATTGTGATCGCTGGTGGTCAAGAGAATATGAGCGCCTCCCCCCATGTTTTGAATGGCTCACGCGATGGTTTCCGTATGGGGGACGCAAAACTGGTTGATACCATGATCGTGGATGGTTTGTGGGACGCCTATAACAACTATCATATGGGCATCACTGCAGAAAACGTCGCCAAGAAACACGGCATTACACGTGAAGAGCAAGACTTATTCGCGGTTGCTTCTCAGAACAAGGCTGAAGCTGCACAAAAAGCGGGAAAGTTCGTCGATGAAATTATCCCGTACGAAATCGTCACTAAGAAAGGCACAACTGTCTTTGATACTGACGAATTCATCAAACATGGTACAACTTTAGAATCACTCGCTGGATTGCGTCCTGCCTTCGATAAGGCAGGTACTGTCACCGCCGGCAATGCCTCTGGTTTGAATGATGGCGCAGCCGCAGTGATCATGATGTCAGCGAAAAAAGCGGCTGAATTGGGATTGCCGGTCTTGGCTCGCATCAAGGCCTATGCATCGGCAGGCTTAGATCCAACGATCATGGGCTTGGGTCCAGTTCCAGCATCACAACTGTGCTTGAAAAAAGCTGGTTGGACACATGAAGAAGTCGATCTCATGGAAATCAACGAAGCGTTCGCGGCACAAGCGATTGGCGTCAACAAAGAGATGGGCTGGGATACGAGCAAGATTAACGTCAACGGCGGTGCGATTGCAATTGGCCACCCTATCGGTGCATCTGGTTGCCGTATTTTGGTGAGCTTGATTCACGAGATGATTCGTCGCGATGCGAAGAAAGGTCTCGCCAGTTTGTGTATCGGCGGTGGTATGGGGGTGGCATTGGCGATAGAGCGTTAA
- a CDS encoding histidine phosphatase family protein, with amino-acid sequence MISMPSAHKSLVLFCLTIFFSTLSNSSLAQDVKSEFVERFADANLFNEIKKGGYVLYMRHGTTDNSRADQVHIENFNDCDSQRILNDEGRKLASRIGQLLRKAEIPIAEVFFGPMCRTRETAELAFQGTQIHLRSHRALASSANLTSAEKVQMLREMKQLITKPLADKTNRMLISHAPNLADLMKYFVKPEGTIVVLKPQGEQFEYVASIPPKLLEQFVK; translated from the coding sequence ATGATATCGATGCCATCCGCCCATAAATCTCTTGTCTTATTCTGCCTGACTATATTTTTCTCGACCCTTTCAAACTCTAGCCTGGCGCAAGATGTTAAGTCAGAATTCGTCGAACGTTTTGCAGACGCAAACCTATTTAATGAGATAAAAAAAGGTGGTTATGTTCTCTATATGCGTCATGGCACCACCGATAACAGTCGTGCTGATCAAGTACATATCGAAAACTTCAATGATTGCGATTCACAGCGTATTTTGAATGATGAGGGACGCAAGCTTGCGTCCCGTATTGGCCAACTTTTGCGTAAGGCTGAGATCCCCATTGCTGAAGTATTTTTTGGACCGATGTGTCGAACTCGCGAAACCGCTGAGCTAGCATTTCAAGGCACACAAATTCACCTTCGATCTCATCGTGCACTTGCTTCGTCCGCCAATCTTACCAGCGCAGAAAAAGTACAGATGCTGCGAGAGATGAAGCAACTCATTACCAAGCCTTTAGCAGACAAAACGAACCGCATGTTGATATCGCATGCGCCGAATTTGGCAGATCTAATGAAATACTTCGTGAAGCCAGAGGGCACTATCGTGGTTTTGAAGCCTCAAGGCGAGCAATTTGAGTATGTCGCAAGTATTCCGCCCAAGTTGCTAGAACAATTTGTGAAGTAA